TCCCGTAAAGACGGTTGATGAGGCTACAGAAATCCTTACCGGTGTTGAAGCAGGCAAAAAGGGACCCGATGGTAAATTCAAAAAAGGAACGGTTAATTACCTTGTCGACAAACGTTTGATGGAACTGGCCGAGGATTACAGAAAATTTGCAAGGCGAAACCAGAGAAAACCAGAAGTTAGGGCCTGATACAATTCATTAACCTATAATCTATTAGTGGATGAAAAAATCAAAAGCCATATACCAATTCGTATGTCAGCATTGTGGTAATACATCGCCAAGGTGGATTGGTAAATGTCCTTCATGTGACGAATGGAACTCCCATGTCGAGGAAAGGATTGAGAAAAGTAAGGCTAATACCATTAAACAGGCCTGGAAACCTACACCCATTCCCATCACAGAAATAGAAGGTGGAAAAGAGGAAAGGTTGCCAACCCTTATAGGTGAGCTTGATAGGGTGCTCGGAGGCGGGTTTGTTCCAGGTTCAGTTGTACTAGTTGGCGGCGATCCGGGAATCGGCAAGTCAACACTGGCGCTCCAAATGCTTACCAATATAGCCACATCAAAGTTGAAGGTTCTCTATGTAACAGGTGAGGAATCTCCTGAGCAGGTTAAGCTCAGGGCAAAAAGAACCGGATCAGGATCTGATTCTCTCTTAGTGCTTGCGGAAAACTCGGTCGAGCATATTATGGAAGAAATAACAAAACTTTCGCCGCATGTCGTCGTTGTCGATTCAATCCAAGCTGTTTACACTGAGGATTTCCCCTCTGCACCAGGAAGCGTAGGTCAGATTAGAGAATGTGCAGCAAGATTAATGCGTTATGCTAAATCTAAAGGTACGTCTATTTTTCTCGTCGGTCATGTTACTAAGGAGGGAACTATTGCAGGTCCAAGGGTTCTAGAGCACCTCGTGGATACAGTACTTTACTTTGAAGGCGAGAGGGACCATCCCTACAGGATATTAAGGGCCGTAAAAAATAGATATGGTTCTACTAATGAGATTGGTGTATTTGAAATGCAGGAATCGGGACTCAAGGAAGTAAACAACCCGTCTGAAATATTTCTGTCAGAACGCCCCATCGGGGCTTCTGGATCGGTCGTAACCCCAAGCATTGAGGGCACACGACCCATACTTGTCGAGATTCAAGCCCTGGTATCACCATGTAATTTCGGCGTCCCACGAAGAACAACAATCGGAATCGATTATAACCGTGTTTCTTTACTTGTGGCGGTCCTTGAGAAGAGGGCAGGGCTAAATATATTAGCACAAGATATTTTCATGAATGTCGCGGGGGGAATAAAGATCGTGGAACCCGCGATAGACCTTGGGGTCAGCGTTTCACTTGTTTCAAGCTTTTTGAATCGGCCCATACACCACGATTTAGTGGTGTTTGGCGAAGTGGGATTGTCAGGTGAAGTAAGGGGGGTCTCGCACGTCGAACTGAGATTAAAAGAGGCCGAGAAACTAGGTTTTAAGAAATGCATTCTACCACGAATAAATGTTGAAAGAATAAAATCTCCGGTCAGCTCCCTATCCCTCGTGGGCGTAAGCTCCATTGAAAGCGCAATTGAGGCAATCTTTTAGGAGGTTACCCACGTAATGTAATTTTTTTAGATGCGCGACTGGAAAGTCGCGCCTATCCAGATAACCAATCTCCAAGCAATTATCAGGTTGAAATCACCTTTGACATATAGACCCCTACTGCTATGATAAAGATCGATGACAAAATACATGAATACTTCCCCAATTGGCGTATTCGATTCGGGAATCGGTGGTCTAACAGTACTGAGTGAAATAAAAAAGTTATTACCAAATGAAAATTTTGTTTATTTAGGTGATACAGCCAGGGTTCCGTACGGTACAAAATCAAGCAAGACAGTAATAGCATATTCCCAAATCAATTCCAAATTTCTCGTATCAAAAGGGATTAAACTATTGGTTGTCGCTTGCAACACTGCCTCCGCTGTCGCTCTTCCTAGTCTTAGATGGGACCTTGAAATCCCAATTATTGGTGTTATTGAGCCCGGTGCCAGAAAGGCCGTCAGCACTACAAAAACAGGGAATGTAGGTGTAATTGGAACCCCGTCAACCATAAGGAGCGATGCATATAAAAAGGCTATTGAGAACATATCACCAGAAATACACGTGGTTTCCAAAGCATGTCCGTTATTTGTCCCATTGGCGGAGGAGGGATGGACTGAGGGTGAAATCGCAGAATTAGCAGCAAGAAACTACCTCGGGCCGTTAAAGGATTCGGGAATTGATGTGTTGATACTCGGCTGCACCCATTACCCTCTTCTAAAGCCCACGATTCAAAAGGTGGTTGGCGAAAGTGTTACATTAATAGACTCAGCCGAGGAAACAGCTATAGAAATAAAGAGAATCTTAAAGGACAAAAAATCGCTAAATGGTAACTCCTCACAAACTCAAAAGGAATTCTACCTTACCGATGTTTCAGAATCTTTCATAAATATAGCCGGAAGATTTCTCGGTGGCGAAATAGATCGTATTTATCAGATTGATTTAAAAGAGGAACAGTAGGCCAATAAGAAGGCGAAGTTAGATTAACCACGTCTAATTCTCGAAATCACAAAAGCTTAATCTTGTGCCATTAGTTTCTTAACTTCTTCAGCAAGGGGAGAAAGCACATCAAATAAGTCTCCACATATTCCATAATCGCATTTTTTAAAGATCGGAGCATCTGGATCCTTGTTTATCGCAACTATCACCTTCGACGAGCCCATACCCGAGAAATGTTGGATTGCACCTGAGACTGCCACCCCAACATATAAGGAAGGCGAAATAGCCTTTCCTGTTTGGCCAATCTGCATATCATAAGGGCAATAACCTGCATCAACAGCGGCACGCGTTGCACCAGGAGCAGCACGAAAGGCCTCAGCAAGCTCGTAAATATATTTAAAGTTCTCCTCGCTTCCTAGACCCCTGCCACCTGCGACTACCCTATCAGCCTCAGTAAGGGCAGGAAGATCAGACTTCTTTGTTTTTACTTCAATAATATTTGTCCAAATGTCATCTGGCTTTATTTCCACAGTTTCATTTATAATCTCAAGTGATTTTGGATCTTCTTCCGGCTTGAATGAGTTTGGTCTCACAGTTGTCATCATTGGTTTAAAATCAAGAAACTCCTGTGTACTAATTACCTTACTTGAATGTGAATAACGCTGGACTTTTAATCTATTATCATCTGTCAGGTCTATATCAATGGCATCCATAGTCAATCCTGCCTGCAATCTTCCGGCGACCCGGGGAAAGTAATCCTCAGTAAAATTCGTATTACCTGTGATGACTATACAGGGTTCATATTTTTTTATTAAATCGGTAAGCGCTTTAGTATATCCATCTGGGTTAGAATCTTTTAAAACGTCGTGTTCGACCACAAATACCTTTTCTGCTCCATACTTACCTAACTCTTCTGCTAGATCAGAAACTCCAGAGCCGAGAAGAACACCGCAAAGTGTCCCATCCAATTTTCCGACAAGCTTTCTTCTCGCCTCGGATAATGCTTCAAACGTAACCTTTCTGATTGTTCCGTCCAATTTAAGATCGGCTACCACCCAAACGTCCTTGCCCATTTATTCTCCTCCTATGAAACCTTATACTTTGAATCAAATCACCTTAGCCTCTTCCCTAAGAAGCC
Above is a window of Thermodesulfobacteriota bacterium DNA encoding:
- the radA gene encoding DNA repair protein RadA produces the protein MKKSKAIYQFVCQHCGNTSPRWIGKCPSCDEWNSHVEERIEKSKANTIKQAWKPTPIPITEIEGGKEERLPTLIGELDRVLGGGFVPGSVVLVGGDPGIGKSTLALQMLTNIATSKLKVLYVTGEESPEQVKLRAKRTGSGSDSLLVLAENSVEHIMEEITKLSPHVVVVDSIQAVYTEDFPSAPGSVGQIRECAARLMRYAKSKGTSIFLVGHVTKEGTIAGPRVLEHLVDTVLYFEGERDHPYRILRAVKNRYGSTNEIGVFEMQESGLKEVNNPSEIFLSERPIGASGSVVTPSIEGTRPILVEIQALVSPCNFGVPRRTTIGIDYNRVSLLVAVLEKRAGLNILAQDIFMNVAGGIKIVEPAIDLGVSVSLVSSFLNRPIHHDLVVFGEVGLSGEVRGVSHVELRLKEAEKLGFKKCILPRINVERIKSPVSSLSLVGVSSIESAIEAIF
- the murI gene encoding glutamate racemase, whose product is MTKYMNTSPIGVFDSGIGGLTVLSEIKKLLPNENFVYLGDTARVPYGTKSSKTVIAYSQINSKFLVSKGIKLLVVACNTASAVALPSLRWDLEIPIIGVIEPGARKAVSTTKTGNVGVIGTPSTIRSDAYKKAIENISPEIHVVSKACPLFVPLAEEGWTEGEIAELAARNYLGPLKDSGIDVLILGCTHYPLLKPTIQKVVGESVTLIDSAEETAIEIKRILKDKKSLNGNSSQTQKEFYLTDVSESFINIAGRFLGGEIDRIYQIDLKEEQ
- a CDS encoding electron transfer flavoprotein subunit alpha/FixB family protein, which translates into the protein MGKDVWVVADLKLDGTIRKVTFEALSEARRKLVGKLDGTLCGVLLGSGVSDLAEELGKYGAEKVFVVEHDVLKDSNPDGYTKALTDLIKKYEPCIVITGNTNFTEDYFPRVAGRLQAGLTMDAIDIDLTDDNRLKVQRYSHSSKVISTQEFLDFKPMMTTVRPNSFKPEEDPKSLEIINETVEIKPDDIWTNIIEVKTKKSDLPALTEADRVVAGGRGLGSEENFKYIYELAEAFRAAPGATRAAVDAGYCPYDMQIGQTGKAISPSLYVGVAVSGAIQHFSGMGSSKVIVAINKDPDAPIFKKCDYGICGDLFDVLSPLAEEVKKLMAQD